One stretch of Astatotilapia calliptera chromosome 3, fAstCal1.2, whole genome shotgun sequence DNA includes these proteins:
- the LOC113019313 gene encoding mucin-17-like yields the protein MANKPTGRGLYIRENPDADECCENIPPGGTVKAGTSKLKWPHEENKPLPDTCTFSTPAPTGSKPKSRISFQSALTPILKYLNIGNKSPESSTHENNRRQTLSLFSFGAATADCQKSTKGSVQQLNSDPPSSYSGQLFSDMDGPVSFLGDECLPEVTLFDSMCDSTIQLTRNDSPAPDSAPATSASTSPKINIPEIHPPDLSQHMATTEITDPDVKMIDASQNKHAPVPWLILDKFLPEITLLDVTRDSPLSSGEQTTSMDVTQALPPLDLKRDRSFNGMESGKIAAQPSSSDVISGEKLLSTSVQSDKCVGESTAKTSLDITMGNVLENSKSSSEPSECNIETSQASAGDTLGKNPANVTREIISSSDIPADSNVECSANQKVTSEIREEPVEFSDKPEAIIKDLIASHEAKSANEPSGQNMKMSSTSPDDTFSSQPANVTHDTTSSNDTSAQSVRSTSNRECSSSQKDAPSELVESCHKVNDELKNYATQPNPKASNSGNGTFNVVQAADLSVSNDLNTTASVSHFQNKTLDLPPFNVSCTKDGTSGQAGFGTTETSPITNQNCSSLKECAPFAVQNATFEKHSLHKSSGSTVLGEDLKNNTFDSQPPSKKSDTITLLETVQSESSQISSKPNSTKTLTEMSSCDGHQSASKPNGTITLSEVNPSDDHHNTSRPNGTITLSETSSCNIRPGSSDKPSTPEVSNLTTSPKDNNIDIAPDLSKHNVTTDAKDHSGKEVETHDDASGSGSCETKDLSGLPVVGGLSDSLNRQSFGTVNLKAKCFNLDDTLDLKADCLITSTPMTKCTMFNLNTEQVEGLHLAVQKKLYTDGPRKPADQVPSDPSNLVCDRKTILKQPAAKSLCPPPKAGAQLMKSKSHSSIPARLNTVASNLPTKRQRTQAEASRNTAATAPDAPQGTTGVTSCYNLRATATGSKLPACGSQRSQFSGIPSGIQRATMCLRPPLTRSSTAISSSTDKLCGPTATNPVTKTSQAKKHPLTRADSLLVSKRKKMDASDPCNSVGAPVSASDATNKATILKQPSKRALPAKAQGEGCAKCAELEEQLKLISEENTRLKEELLKYTKQDVPVKPRC from the exons ATGGCCAACAAACCAACTGGGCGAGGCTTATACATTCGGGAAAATCCAGATGCCGATGAGTGCTGTGAAAACATTCCACCCGGGGGCACTGTTAAAGCTGGGACTTCTAAACTCAAATGGCCccatgaagaaaacaagcctCTTCCTGACACCTGCACCTTTTCAACCCCTGCTCCAACAGGCAGCAAGCCAAAGTCACGGATTTCTTTCCAGTCTGCTCTGACACCAATtttaaaatacttaaatatcGGCAACAAATCTCCAGAAAGTTCAACACATGAAAATAATCGTCGTCAGACactttctcttttctcctttggtgcagccacagcagATTGTCAAAAATCAACAAAAGGTTCTGTCCAACAGTTAAACTCAGATCCCCCTAGTAGCTATTCTGGGCAATTATTCAGTGACATGGATGGTCCTGTGTCCTTTCTAGGTGACGAATGCTTGCCAGAAGTGACCCTATTTGATTCTATGTGTGATTCTACCATACAGCTTACTAGAAATGACTCCCCTGCTCCTGACAGCGCACCTGCAACTTCTGCAAGCACAAGCCCTAAAATAAATATTCCTGAAATTCATCCTCCTGATCTTTCACAACATATGGCAACAACAGAGATTACAGACCCAGATGTCAAAATGATTGATGCCTCTCAGAACAAGCATGCTCCAGTCCCCTGGCTGATACTTGACAAATTCTTGCCAGAAATTACTCTCCTTGATGTTACACGTGATTCACCATTATCATCAGGAGAACAGACCACCTCCATGGATGTGACTCAGGCTCTTCCTCCGCTTGATTTGAAACGCGACAGGTCTTTTAATGGAATGGAAAGTGGAAAAATCGCGGCACAGCCTAGCAGTTCAGATGTCATCTCGGGCGAAAAATTGCTAAGTACAAGTGTACAATCCGACAAGTGTGTGGGGGAAAGCACAGCAAAAACCTCTTTGGATATTACTATGGGAAATGTTTTGGAAAATAGCAAGTCTTCATCAGAGCCCAGTGAATGTAATATAGAGACGAGTCAAGCATCGGCAGGGGATACACTTGGGAAAAATCCTGCTAATGTTACTCGAGAAATAATATCTTCTAGTGACATACCTGCAGACTCTAATGTGGAGTGCAGTGCTAATCAAAAAGTTACCTCAGAGATCCGGGAAGAGCCTGTGGAGTTTTCTGATAAACCTGAAGCTATCATTAAAGACCTGATTGCCAGCCATGAAGCAAAGTCAGCCAACGAGCCCAGTGGACAAAATATGAAGATGAGCTCAACATCACCTGATGATACATTCAGCAGTCAACCAGCTAATGTTACACATGACACAACCTCGTCCAATGACACGTCAGCTCAGAGTGTAAGGTCTACATCGAATAGGGAGTGTAGTAGTAGTCAAAAGGACGCCCCCTCAGAACTTGTGGAATCTTGTCACAAAGTAAACGATGAGTTGAAAAACTATGCGACACAGCCAAACCCAAAAGCATCAAACTCCGGGAATGGAACATTTAATGTCGTGCAGGCCGCTGATCTGAGCGTGTCTAATGATTTAAATACTACTGCTTCAGTTTCCCACTTTCAGAATAAGACACTTGATCTTCCTCCATTTAATGTAAGCTGCACCAAAGATGGGACTTCAGGTCAGGCAGGTTTTGGCACCACTGAAACATCCCCCATCACAAATCAAAATTGCTCATCTTTAAAGGAATGTGCTCCATTTGCTGTGCAGAACGCCACCTTTGAAAAGCATTCTCTGCATAAAAGCAGTGGCAGCACAGTATTAGGGGAAGACCTCAAGAACAACACCTTTGATTCTCAACCACCTTCCAAGAAGAGCGACACAATAACTTTGTTGGAAACGGTCCAGAGTGAAAGTAGCCAAATTTCTTCAAAGCCTAATAGCACAAAAACTCTGACAGAAATGAGCTCATGTGAcggtcaccaaagtgcttccaAGCCAAATGGAACAATAACTTTATCAGAGGTGAACCCGAGTGACGATCACCACAATACCTCCAGGCCCAATGGCACCATAACTTTGTCAGAAACAAGCTCATGCAACATCCGCCCGGGGTCTTCAGACAAGCCCTCCACACCTGAAGTCAGTAATCTAACCACCAGCCCTAAAGACAACAATATTGACATTGCCCCTGATCTATCAAAGCATAATGTTACGACAGATGCTAAGGACCATAGTGGCAAGGAGGTTGAAACCCATGATGACGCTTCTGGCAGTGGTAGCTGTGAGACTAAAGATCTTTCAGGTCTGCCTGTGGTGGGCGGGCTCTCCGATTCTTTAAACCGTCAAAGCTTTGGTACAGTGAACCTCAAAGCCAAGTGTTTCAATTTGGATGACACCCTGGATTTAAAGGCAGACTGTTTGATTACTTCAACACCAATGACTAAATGTACAATGTTCAACTTGAACACTGAGCAAGTTGAGGGCTTACACCTAGCAGTACAGAAGAAGCTGTACACAGATGGTCCCAGGAAGCCAGCTGATCAGGTGCCATCAGACCCATCAAACCTTGTCTGTGACCGTAAAACAATCTTGAAACAGCCAGCTGCTAAATCCCTTTGCCCTCCCCCAAAAGCTGGAGCTCAGCTGATGAAATCAAAGTCACATTCCTCAATTCCAGCCAGGTTGAATACAGTGGCATCCAACTTACctacgaaaagacaaagaacccAAGCTGAAGCTTCAAGAAACACTGCTGCCACTGCCCCTGATGCACCCCAGGGG acCACAGGAGTAACATCCTGCTACAACCTGCGTGCTACAGCAACAG GATCCAAGCTGCCCGCTTGTGGCTCACAAAGATCGCAGTTTAGTGGAATCCCATCAGGGATCCAGAGAGCTACTATGTGTCTTAGGCCACCTTTAACAAGAAGCAGTACAGCAATTTCTTCAAGTACCGACAAGCTCTGTGGACCTACAG CAACTAACCCTGTGACCAAGACTTCACAAGCAAAGAAGCACCCTCTAACCAGAGCTGACAGTTTGCTAGTgtcaaagaggaagaaaatgg ATGCTTCTGATCCATGCAATAGTGTCGGAGCTCCAGTATCTGCCAGTGATGCTACAAACAAAGCGACAATCCTCAAGCAGCCCAGTAAGAGAGCTTTGCCTGCCAAAGCTCAAGGAGAAG GTTGCGCAAAATGTGCTGAGCTTGAAGAACAACTTAAACTGATatcagaagaaaacacaaggctGAAAGAAG AGTTGCTGAAATACACTAAACAAGATGTCCCAGTGAAACCCCGGTGTTAA